In Campylobacter porcelli, the sequence AAATATAGTTAATTTATAAACAATTCATTGAATTTTTATTTAAAACTTATAAATTTATTAAATAAATTCAGATAATTTGTTTCGATTATTTTGATATAAATTTATGGTAAAATCATATTTTGAGCTATTTAATATTAATATAACTGATAATTTATATAAAAATAAATTTATAATTAACCTAGTTTTTAAGTTTTTATAATATAATTACTAATCTTAAGTTAAGTAAAATAATTAAACCAAAATAAGTCTTTAAATTTCTATCTCTTGTAGTAAAATTTAAGCTTAGAAAGGAAATATAGATGAATAAAATTATGAAGACCATGGATGGCAATGAAGCAGCAGCATATGCATCATATGCTTTTACTGAGGTTGCTGGAATATACCCCATAACTCCTAGCTCTCCTATGGCAGACCATGTGGATATATGGGCTAGTGAGGGTAAGAAAAATCTCTTTGGTATGCCTGTTAAAGTAGTAGAGATGCAAAGCGAAGCAGGAGCAGCTGGAACGGTGCATGGAAGCCTTCAAGCTGGAGCATTGACTACTACATTTACAGCCGCTCAAGGGCTATTGCTTAAAATTCCAAATATGTATAAAATCGCAGGTCAAATGCTACCAGGAGTAATCCATGTTGCGGCTCGCTCTATTGCTGCTCAAGCTCTATCTATATTTGGCGATCATCAAGATATATATGCTTGTAGGCAGACTGGTTTTGCTATGCTTGCAACTGGCTCAGTCCAAGAAGTAATGGATTTAGCTGGAGTAGCTCACCTTAGTGCTATTAAGGGTAGAGTGCCATTTATGCACTTCTTTGATGGGTTTAGAACTAGCCATGAAATTCAAAAAATCGAAGTGATGGATTATAGTGTATTTGATAGATTGCTTGATAAAGAGGCGGTTGAAGAGTTTAGACGCACTTCTATGAATCCAGAAAATCCAAAGATTAGAGGAACAGCCCAAAATGATGATATATACTTCCAAACTAGAGAGCTAACAAATAAATTTTATGACGCAATCCCTGATATCGTGGCGTATTATATGGATGAAATATCTAAGGTTACAGGTAGGAAATACGCCCCATTTGTATATTATGGTGCCAAAGATGCCACTAGAGTTATCGTAGCAATGGGTTCAGTAACGCAAACTCTTGAAGAAGTGGTGGATTATCTAAATTCAAAAGGCGAAAAAGTAGGCGTGCTAAAAGTCCATCTATATAGACCATTTAGTATTAAGCATATGTTTGATGTAATGCCTACTTCAGTAGAAAAAATAGCAGTATTAGACCGCACTAAAGAGCCAGGCAGTTTAGGTGAGCCACTATATCTAGATATCAAAGCTGCATATTATGGCAAAGAAAATACCCCAATCATCGTAGGTGGAAGGTATGGCTTAAGCTCAAAAGATGTCGATCCAGCTCAAATGTTAGCAGTTTATGAAAATTTAAATTCACCTACTCCAAAAGATGGATTTACAATAGGGATAATAGATGATGTTTCATTTACTTCATTACCAGTAGGGGATAAAATTTCACTAAGTGATAAAGATTGTATAGAGTGCTTATTTTATGGGCTTGGAGCAGATGGAACAGTAGGAGCAAATAAAAACTCAATTAAAATTATAGGGGACAAAACAGATTTATACGCTCAAGCATATTTTGCTTATGATAGTAAAAAATCAGGTGGATATACTAGAAGCCATTTAAGATTTGGCAAAAACCCTATCCGCTCTACATATTTAGTATCAAATCCGCATTTTATAGCATGTTCGGTGGCGGCATATTTGGATATTTATGATGTGGTAGATGGGTTAAGAGATGGGGGGACATTTTTATTAAATTCCATCTGGGACGCTAAAAAAACGATAGAGAAAATCCCAAATAGAGTAAAACGCATTCTAGCACAAAAAAACGCAAATTTCTATATCCTAAATGCTACCAAATTAGCTTATGAAATAGGTCTAGGAAATCGCACAAATACAATTATGCAATCGGCATTTTTCAAGCTTTCAGGCATTATAGACTATGAAGAAGCTCAAAAATATATGAAAGAGTATGCTTACAAAACCTATCATAAAAAGGGCGATAAAATTGTAGAGATGAACTATAGAGCCATTGATGAGGGTGCTAGTGAGCTTGTAAAAATCGATATTGATCCAAGCTGGGTAAATTTAAGCGATGATGTAAAAGAGGATAAATACAAAGGTAGCGATTTTGTAGAAAATATCGTTAAGCCTATGAACGCAGCTCGTGGGGATTATTTACCGGTTTCAGCCTTTGTGGGGTATGAAGATGGCTCTTTTGAATCTGGCACAACAGAATTTGAAAAGCGAGGCGTAGGGGTAATGGTGCCAAAATGGATAGAGGAGAATTGTATCCAGTGTAATCAATGTGCCTTTGTATGTCCTCACGCTGTTATTAGACCATTTTTAATAGATGAAAATGAGATGGCAAATGCCCCACAAGGCGTAAAAGATAGAGCAATTGACGCTAAAGGCAAGGAGCTAACTGGATTAAAATATAAAATTCAAGTAAGCCCACTAGATTGTACAGGCTGTGAGCTGTGTGCTCATGAGTGCCCAAGCAAAGAGAAATCCCTAGTAATGGTGCCACTAAATGGCGAGATAGAAAAGGGCGAGCAAGAAAATGCTGATTATCTATTTAAAAAAGTAGTATATAAAGATGATTTGATGAATAAGCAAAGTGTCAAAGGCTCAGGCTTTGCTCAACCTTTATTTGAATTCCATGGAGCATGTCCTGGATGCGGTGAAACTCCATATATCACCCTAATTACAAGACTGTTTGGAGAGCAATTAATGGTAGCTAATGCTACTGGATGTAGCTCTATTTATGGTGGATCAGCCCCGTCGGCTCCATATAGAAAATCTAATAAAACTGGCAACGGCGTAGCATGGGCGAATTCGCTTTTTGAAGATAATGCTGAGTTTGGTATGGGTATGGAGATAGCTATGCAAACTATCCGCAATAGAGTAGAGAGCATTATGCTAAATACCAAAGACAAAGCACCAAACGCTATTGCTGCTTTATATAATGACTGGCTAGCTAATAAAAATGATAGGATCGTCACTCAAAGCATTAGAGATACCTTAGTCCCACTTCTTGAAGCAAATTCAAATTTTGAAGGGGCAAAAGAGCTTTTAAGCCTAAAGCAATACATAGCAAAAAAATCACAATGGATTATAGGTGGCGATGGCTGGGCTTATGATATTGGATATGGTGGGCTAGATCATGTATTAGCAAGTGGAGAAAATGTCAATGTCTTAGTGCTTGATACAGAGGTGTATTCAAACACAGGCGGTCAAAGCTCAAAATCTAGCCGAAGTGGCTCAGTAGCACAATTTAGCGCTAGTGGCAAGGCAGTCCAAAAGAAAGATTTGGGTCAAATTTCTATGACTTATGGTAATATTTTTGTAGCTCAAATCAATCTAAATGCTAGTCAAGCAAATGTTATAAAAGCCATCACCGCAGCCGAAGCATATGATGGCCCAAGCCTTATTATAGCTTACTCTCCATGTATCGCTCACGGCATTAAAGGTGGCCTTACTATGTCAGGAGAGCAAGCTGAGTTAGCCACAGCTTGTGGATACTGGCCGACATATGTATATGATCCAAGCCTAGTTTCGCAAGGTAAAAATCCGCTTAAAATTACCTCAAAAGAGCCTAACTGGGATAGATATGAGGAGTTTTTATTAAATGAAGTTCGCTATAACTCGCTTAAAAAAATAAATCCTAGTCACGCTGATGAGCTATTTGCTCAAAATTTAAGCGACGCTAAGCGACGCTATAGACAATTAAAACGCCTAGCCGCAGCTGATTATAGTGATGAGTTAAATTAAATTTAACTTTTTTGACTGATTATTTACCAAATCAGTTATATAATTTTGCTATTAACTGATTTGTTTTGCTCCTTCATCGCCACGGAATTCCGTGGCTTATCACTTTTAATAGCTTCCATAAATCCATATTTTTTATTTTAAATTAAATTAAATTTAATTAATATTACAGATTTAAAATCAAATTTAAGTAAAACAATGAGATACAATAAATTTATAATTCGCCATCTAGGCATCTACTATATGCTAATTGCCTCTATGCTCTTTGCTGGGACTGGGGCATTATCGAAGATTTTAAGCAGTGAGCTTAGCTCCATTGAGATTGTCTTTTTCCGTAATATCATCGGGCTATTTCTTATTATTTTTATGATTTATCAAAAGCCACTTCATCAATCTGGTGGCAAATTTTGGCTACTTGCGTTTCGTGGGATTATAGGGACAATTGGGTTATATGCGTTTTTTTATAATATCGCTCATATAGACCTTGCGACAGCTTTTACATTTTCTAAGACTAGTCCGATTTTTACTGCTTTATTTGCGGCTTTTATATTTAAAGAGAGGCTTAATTATCTTAGTTGGTTTGCGATTTTTATTGGGTTTGTTGGAATTTTGTTTGTAATCGAGCCAACACTTGGAATTAACAAAGATGAGTATATAGGTTTGCTTAGTGGGATTGGTGCGGCGATGGCATATACGAGCATTAGAGGACTTAGAAAGCACTATGATACTAGGGCAATTGTCTTATCATTTATGCTATGTGGGAGTGCCATTCCGCTACTATCAATGATTATTGGGAGCTTTTATTATAAGCCAAATTTGGATTTTTTGATTAGTCCATTTGTAATGCCTAGCTTAAATGGCTGGGGGCTAGTGATTGTGATGGGATTGCTTGCGACTGGGTTTCAAATCTATCTTACCAAAGCCTACGCCGCAAGCAAAAAAGCTGGTGTAGTAGCAGCTGTGGGATATAGCGATGTGGTTTTTAGTATGATTTTTGGGTTGATTTTAGGCGATCCTTTGCCGAGCTCTTTAGCGTTTTTGGGTATTATAATGATTATTGGGGCTGGAGTTTTGGTCGCGTTGAGTTTTTAGTCGAATTTAATGAGTTTTTATATACAATTAAATTTATTTTGAAGGGATAAAGGTATGAGAAAACTTTTATTTTGTATAATGGTTCTTTTTGGTAGGAGTGAGTATGGCACAGGTAAAGCCAAAGGTGGCGATTTTAGCTATAGGTGGCACGATAGCAGGAAGTGCTAATAGTGAATTAGCTACTACAGGCTATAAGGCTGGAGTTTTGGGTATTGATGTGTTAGTAAAAGCCGTGCCTGAGTTAAAAAATTTGGCTGATATTACAGGTGAACAAATCGCCAATATTGATAGCTCAAATATGACAAATGAAATTTGGCTTAAACTCGCTAAGCGTTGTAATGAGCTTTTAAGCAAGGTTGATGGCATAGTCATTACGCATGGCACAGATACTATGGAAGAAACGGCGTTTTTCTTAAGCCTTGTGCTAAAAAGCGATAAACCAGTAGTGCTAGTGGGGGCTATGCGACCTGCTACTGCGATGAGTGCTGATGGTCCTAAAAATCTCTACAACGCCGTAGCATTAGCGGCAAATCCAAGCGCTAAAGGCAAAGGCGTTATGGTAGCAATGAATGATAAAATTTTAAGTGCTAGAGGCGTGGTTAAAACACATACTTTAAATTTAGACGCTTTCTCATCGCCTGATTTTGGTGATTTGGGTTATATCGTAGATGGTAAGGCGTTTTTTTATAATAACGCTACAAAAGCACACACTAAAGATACTCCATTTGATATAAGCAAAATCACAAATTTGCCAAAAGTAGATATACTTTATAGTTATTCAAATGACGGCAACGCCGTAGCAGCAAAGGCTCTATTTGCTAATGGCACTAAGGGTATAGTAGTGGCTGGAAGTGGCGCTGGAAGCATACACGAAGATCAAAAAAACGCCCTAAAAGAGCTTATGAAGCAAGGACTTAAGGTAGTTGTAAGCTCACGAGTTGTAAGTGGTCGTGTAGCCATAAGCGATAGGGATAAAGAGCTTGGTTTTATCAGTGCTGAGGATTTAAATCCGCAAAAAGCTAGAGTTTTATTTATGTTAGCACTAACTAAAACTAATAATACTCAAGAAATTCAAGATTATTTCTTAAAATATTAAATAGGTTTAGCAATATTTAGCTATAATTTGCCAATTAAAATTAAATTTAAGGTGTAAAGATGATATTAATAGCGGGGCCTTGTGTTATTGAGAGTAGGGATTTGGTTTTTAAAGTTGCTGAGAAATTAGCAGAAATAGCAAATTTAGATTGGATAGATTTTTATTTTAAATCCAGTTTTGATAAGGCTAATCGCACAAGTATTAGTAGCTTTAGGGGGCCAGGACTTGAAAATGGGCTAAAAATTTTAGATGAGGTCAAAAGAGAGTTTGGCTTTAAAATTTTAACTGACATTCACGAAAGCTATCAAGCCAAGCCCGCAGCACAAGTAGCAGATGCATTACAAATACCAGCGTTTTTATGTCGCCAGACAGATTTGCTTGTAGCAGCAGCTAAAACCAAAGCTATGGTAAATATCAAAAAGGGGCAATTTCTAAGCCCAGATGCGATGAAGCATAGCGTAAAAAAGGTCTTAGAAACAAGGGGAATAAGCGAATTTGGCTATGAAATAGCTAGAGAAAATGGGGTATTTTTATGCGAGAGAGGCTCCACTTTTGGCTATGGAAATTTAGTAGTGGATATGAGAAGTTTGCCTATTATGAGGGAGTTTGCTCCTGTTGTTTTTGATGCGACTCATAGCGTTCAAATGCCAAGTGCGAATGGCTCTACAAGCGGTGGCGATAGCAGATTTGTGCCATATCTTGCTAGGGCTGCAGCGGCTGTGGGCGTAGATGGATTTTTCTATGAAACTCATATAAATCCATGCGAAGCTATGTGCGATGGACCAAATATGCTTAGCCTAGATAAACTAAAATTAAATTTAGATGAGATAAAAAGGATTAGGGACGCTTTAAATGAGCAATAAGGGCTTTTTTTGGGTTATTGTTGGGGCTACATTTGAAGCGAGTTGGGCCTATGGATTAAAATACGCTAACGCTCCGCTTGAGTGGATTGCTACGGCTATTTTAGTCTGTTGTAGCTTTTTATCATTTATGCTAAGCTTTAAGTATCTTAGTGTAAGCGTGGCATATACTATGTTTATTGGCTTTGGGACTATATTTATAGTAGGTGCTGAGATTATCACTAACTATTTTAATAATGATAGCATTAGCTTTCTTAGAATTTTATTTATTTTGCTTATTATCATCGGTGTCTTAGGGCTTAAAAGGAGTCAGGCATGATATATAGCATTGCACTATTTGGGGCTGGGGTTTGTGAAGTTTTAGGAGTGATTGTATTAAACCAAATGTCAAGAAGCAAAAGCATTGCTAAGCTCTTAAATTTCATACTCCTAATAGCTACTTTTGGTTGCTCTTTATCCTTACTTGGCTATGCTATGAATGAATTTGCAATGTCTGTAGCGTATGCGGTTTGGACTGGTATCGGTGCTGTTGGTGCTGTGGCTGTGGGGGTGGTCTTTAATGGTGAGAAATTCAATATCCCAAAGGCGGTTTATCTATTTTTAATAATTTTTAGTGTAATAATGTTGAAATTAATTTAAGGAGTTAAGATGAATATAATAGAAGGAAATTTAGCCCTAAAAGGCGATGAAAAAATAGCTATAATCAACGCTAGATTTAACCACATTATCACAGATAGATTGGTTGAAGGGGCTAAAGACGCTTTTTTACGCCATGGTGGCAAAAGTGAGAATTTATCTTTGATTTTGGTGCCTGGGGCATTTGAGATACCAATGGCACTTCAAAGAGCCTTACAAAGTGGCAAATTTGACGCTGTAGTGTGCGTAGGTGCCGTGATCCGTGGCTCCACTCCGCATTTTGATTATGTCAGTGCTGAGACCACAAAAGGCATAGCCAATATAACGCTAAAATATGATAAGCCAGTAACCTTTGGCGTTTTAACCGTGGATAATCTAGAACAAGCCATCGAAAGAGCAGGCTCAAAAGCAGGAAATAAAGGCTTTGAAGCTATGGCTGGAGCTATTGAGTTGCTTAGTTTATATGAGAATTTAAAGGCTTAAAATGGCTACTAGACACCAAGTGAGACAATCTGTAGTAAGCTTACTTTATGCTAAAGAGATGGGTAGCGAGATGGAGCAATTTAGCAATGAATATTTAGAAGAAAAAAAGATTAGAAACGACCAAAAAAACTTTACAATCGCTCTATATAATGGAATTTTAGATAATCTTGATAGCATTGATACCTTGCTTAATAACTATCTTGGCAAGTGGAAGCTAGATCAAATCGGCAGTGTAGAAAGACAAATTCTACGCCTTGGAGCCTATGAGATGAGATATAGTGATATAGATTTAGCCATTGTGATAAATGAAGCTGTAATCTTAGCCAATGAGCTATCTTCTGAGTCTTCAATCAAGCTTATAAATGGCGTTTTAGACGCAATCGCAAAGGAGCTTAAGTGAAGCTTTGTGTAGCACTAGATATGGCTAAAAAGGATGATTGTCTAGCCCTTGCTAGGGAGCTTAAAGGGCTTGATTTGTGGCTTAAAGTTGGGCTTAGAGCTTACCTTAGAGATGGGGCGAAATTCATAGAAGAGCTGAAAAATATTAGCGATTTTAAGATATTTTTAGACCTTAAAATTCACGATATACCAAACACTATGGCCGATGCTTGTGAAGTCATCTCATCGCTTGGCGTAGATATGATAAATATCCACGCAAGTGCTGGAGAAGTAGCGATGAGAGCGGTTATGGATAGGCTAAATTTACTCCCCAAACGACCACTTATACTAGCAGTTTCAGCCTTGACTAGCTTTGATGATAGTGGATTTAAAGCTATTTATAACTCTGATATTAAAAAAAGCGTGATTAATATGTCTCAAATAGCGTATAAATCGGGCTTAGATGGAATGGTATGCTCAGTTTATGAAAGCCTAGCTATTAAAGGAGTCACAAGCGATAACTTCATCACTCTAACGCCTGGAATTCGCCCATTTGGCGAAGCAAACGCAGACCAAAAAAGGGTAGCTGATCTAGCCACAGCCATAGAAAATCACTCCGATTTTATCGTAGTTGGCAGACCTATATACACAGCTACCAATCCCAAAGAGATCGCTCAAAAGATACTAAGCCAAATTTAAGTAGCTTTTAAGTCTATAATTAGTATAATTCCACTTCTTTTTAGGACAGATGGGTGAGCGGCTGAAACCACACCCCTGCTAAGGGTGCAAGTCTTAATCAGGCTTCGAGGGTTCAAATCCCTCTCTGTCCGCCACTGAATTTCAATACATTTTTATCAATCATTTTCTATTTTATTTATTTTTATTGTTATCTTAGTTTTTTGTTATTTTATTTTTACTTCGCAAGTGTTACCATATTTGTTTTATAAAATCTGAGCTTTAGCTCAGCAACATTAGAAGACTTTTTCAAGGGGTTGGGGGTTGTTAAGGGGGAAGGGTAAGGTAGCTCGCTTTTATTTTTCGTAGTGCCGTCAAACGATAGTTAGTATCGTTTGACTATAGCACTACTCATCTGCCAAAAAGCGTCCCCCTTCCCACTTAAAAAGAAAAAGAGTTTCTTTGATATTCCAAATTTTCGCCAAAAACTCCTTCGAGTTTTTTGTTGCGAAAATTTTCTTTAAGGGACAGGGGAAACTATTTTTAACTTCGCAGGTCAGCAGAGCCGACCTTTGCGATAAACTTTAGAAAAGTTTAATCAAACTAAAGTCCCCACGAGTGGGGTACCCCATTTATGGGGACTTTAGTGTTTGCTACTTTAGGCGTGGCTTTGCTACGCCGTTAAAAGTAGGTAAAAATGGGGTTCCCCTATTCCTTAAAATCCCAACCCCTTCCCAGTTTGGCATTTTTATTTTATAAAAAGCTATATCAAAATCCATGGCGTAAGCCACCCATTGAAAGGCTTTTACAAAATTTTCGCCGTAAAACAACCATTTAGGTTATTTTGCTTTTGCGAAAATTTTGAAAAAACCTTTCAAGGTTGTCAAGCTATCGCTTGACTATTTTTTACTTCTTACGGCAATAAATTGCCGTTTGCAAAAATTTGAAGTGTTAAAAATAAAGAATAGCAATAAAAAACTTGCAAGAATTTTTAAAATATCAAAAGCTTTAAACTTAGCAAAATAAGTATAGATTTGATGATTTATACTCTTTGAATTTTTAAATTTTGGTAAATAATCGGTAATAATTCGGCAAGAATTCAGTAAATATTAAGTAAAAACCCATTACAATTTCAAACCTATACTTTAATAAGGAGATAAAATGAAATTAGTTAAACTAAGCTTAGCTGCAATCGTAGCTGCCGGTGCCCTTTCAAGCGTAGCAAGTGCTGCATCACTTGAAGAAGCTGTTAAAAATGTAGATGTATCAGGCTATGCAAGATATAGATTTGATAGCACAAATACTACAACTAACACTACAGGTGCTACAAATAACTACCACAGATTTACATCAGATATTAACTTCAAATCTGCTCTAGATGATAACTTCTTTGGTGTTATCGGCTTTAGATATGATAGCCGTGATGCATCAGGCGAGAGAGTAAATGCTGCTACTCAAGTAGGTACAGTTAATCAAGGCAACAATGCTGATAATTATGGTCAAACATTCAATGTTCGCCAATTCTATGTAGGTTACAAAGCTGGTAACACCACTATCACAGCTGGTCGCCAAGTACTAGGCACATTCTTTACTGATGATATGGTAGGTACTGGTATTAAGCTACTTAATAGTGATATTAGTGGTCTTACTCTAGCTGCTATAGCATTTGATAACCTTCAAAATGATGGCGATATCGGTACAAGAGGATTATTTATCGGCGAAAATGGTTCTAGTGAATTTGTATATGATAGAAACCTATATGGTGTAGCTGCTATTGGCTCATATGATCCAGTTAGCTTCCAGCTATGGTATGCAGCTTTAGATAGCGTAGCTCAACTATATGCTCTTGATGTAACACTAGGAGCTAATATAGCTGATATAGATCTAAGCTTACAAGCTCAATATGCTGGCTCAAGTATGTGGGCAGACAATGCTAGAACAGCCGCAGCAGCTGGTGCTTTACCACTAGATGATGCACAATTTGCAGCTGTAGAAGCTGGTGCTAAAGCTTTTGGCTTTGATGCGAGTGCTGGTTATGTATGGTTTGATACAGATACAAACTCTTTAATCTCATTTGAAGATAAAGGTAGCTTCATAGACGCTGGTGAAGATATACTAGACTACACTTTAATAAATGGCGAAAATAAATACTGGTTCTTAAAAGCTGGTTATACATTTGCTGATAAAGTAAGAGTAGGTGCTGACTATGTATCTGGTAGAGTAACTAGTGGTAATGTATCTGTTGATGAGTATGAAGCAGTAGCTAGAGTAGATTATAAATATAGCAAAAAACTTAACTTCAAAACTTGGTACTCATACATTGATAGAGACAGTGGCGATAAAGGAGATGCTAAGCACCTAAGATTTGAAGCTAGATATAACTTCTAATTTTAATAGGGTTTAATCTCTTTGGGGAGCCTGGCTATTTATGGCTGGGCTCCCTTTTTTTATGCTTTTTTAATTCTTTATTTTTCTTATCTTTGTAATTTTAATTAATTAATGAAATTTAAATTTCCTAAAGTCGAATTTTGATAAAATCTTTAGTAATAAATAGTGTGTTGTAAAGATTGCTTGGGCTTTTTAAGAAGCAAAAAATCGTCAAGTGATAGTTTGAGAACCATAAAAGGTTTTTTCAAAAGTTTAGATATAAAAGAAATTTTTCTTTTTTAAGTAGGAAGGGCAAGGTAGCTTCGCTCTTATTTTTCGTAGTGCCATCAAATGATAAATCTGAGCGTAGCTCAGCAACCTTGAAAGGCTTTTACAAGGGGTTGGGGGTTGTAAAGGGGGAAGGGGTAGCGTCTGCCAAAAAAGCGTTCCCCTTCCCCCTTAAAAAAGAAAATTAATATAGGTTGTTTTATTTTTAAGACTAGGCTTTTAGGATAAAATCAAAAAAGGTTTAATACTCCAAATTTTTGCCAAAAACTCCTTCGAGTTTTTTGTTGCGAAAATTTTGAAAAAACCTTTCAAGGTTGCTGAGCTTTCGCTCAGTTTTTATAAAATAAAAAAGCCAAACTGGGAAGGGGTTGGGATCTTAAGGGATAGGGGAAACTGTTTTGGCTTTCAAATTTTAGTTTCCCCTGTTCCTTAAAGAAAGAATTTAAAAAAAAGTTTGTCGCAAAGACTAGCTTGGCTCTAGCAAAGTTAAAAATATAAAATAAAAAGGTAAAAAATGCAAAATACGCAAAAATGTAAGGTAAGTCTAAGCCTGAAGGTATCAGCAAGCGTTATAGTTGCTTGTTTGGTTGGATTGATTGTTTTTGGTGTGGTGGTGATTTCATTTTTAACTATTCAGAAAGAAGATGGTAGCTTGATGGAGTATCAGACAAATTTACAAAGTGTGAATTCTTTGCTTGATTCATATATAGGAGAGAAACAAGCGATTGTAAATTCTCTTAGAGATAGCAT encodes:
- a CDS encoding porin, which translates into the protein MKLVKLSLAAIVAAGALSSVASAASLEEAVKNVDVSGYARYRFDSTNTTTNTTGATNNYHRFTSDINFKSALDDNFFGVIGFRYDSRDASGERVNAATQVGTVNQGNNADNYGQTFNVRQFYVGYKAGNTTITAGRQVLGTFFTDDMVGTGIKLLNSDISGLTLAAIAFDNLQNDGDIGTRGLFIGENGSSEFVYDRNLYGVAAIGSYDPVSFQLWYAALDSVAQLYALDVTLGANIADIDLSLQAQYAGSSMWADNARTAAAAGALPLDDAQFAAVEAGAKAFGFDASAGYVWFDTDTNSLISFEDKGSFIDAGEDILDYTLINGENKYWFLKAGYTFADKVRVGADYVSGRVTSGNVSVDEYEAVARVDYKYSKKLNFKTWYSYIDRDSGDKGDAKHLRFEARYNF